One Rhizobium sp. NRK18 genomic window carries:
- the dusB gene encoding tRNA dihydrouridine synthase DusB, with product MVRNRVVLAPMSGVTDLPFRRLAWRYGAGLVVTEMVASRELVMSRGESWARLKAGDTGPHVVQLAGREPHWMAEAAKIAADNGAEIIDINMGCPAKKVIGGYSGSALMRDPELALAIIDATVAAVDVPVTVKMRLGWDETSLNAAEIARQAEQAGVRLITVHGRTRMQFYTGTADWEAIARVREAVSLPFIANGDVETADDVDRLLAITGADAVMVGRACQGRPWHSGVLAGAKEPALEEITDIILEHYESMLEFYGREGGLRHARKHLGWYLERHAPDLNGNDKAAIMTSTDAAFVSARMAEALGREARMPAAAVGEAA from the coding sequence ATGGTGCGCAACCGTGTGGTGCTCGCGCCCATGTCCGGCGTGACGGATCTGCCGTTCCGCCGCCTTGCCTGGCGTTATGGCGCTGGACTGGTGGTCACCGAGATGGTGGCCTCGCGCGAGCTGGTGATGAGCCGCGGCGAGAGCTGGGCGCGGCTGAAGGCAGGCGACACCGGGCCGCATGTCGTCCAGCTCGCCGGTCGCGAACCTCACTGGATGGCGGAGGCGGCGAAGATCGCGGCCGACAACGGCGCTGAAATCATCGATATCAACATGGGTTGCCCGGCCAAGAAGGTCATCGGCGGCTATTCCGGCTCGGCGCTGATGCGGGATCCGGAACTGGCGCTTGCGATCATTGATGCGACGGTCGCCGCAGTCGACGTGCCGGTGACGGTCAAGATGCGGCTTGGCTGGGACGAGACCTCGCTGAATGCCGCCGAGATCGCCCGGCAGGCGGAACAGGCAGGCGTTCGCCTCATCACCGTTCATGGCCGTACCCGCATGCAGTTCTACACCGGAACGGCGGACTGGGAGGCCATTGCCCGGGTGCGGGAGGCCGTTTCGCTGCCGTTCATCGCCAACGGCGATGTCGAAACCGCAGACGATGTTGACAGACTTTTGGCCATTACGGGCGCCGATGCGGTCATGGTCGGCCGGGCCTGCCAGGGCAGGCCCTGGCATTCGGGCGTTCTTGCCGGCGCCAAGGAGCCCGCCCTCGAGGAAATCACGGACATCATATTGGAACATTACGAATCGATGCTGGAATTTTACGGCCGCGAAGGCGGTCTGCGCCATGCGCGCAAGCACCTCGGCTGGTATCTGGAGCGCCATGCGCCTGATCTGAACGGCAACGACAAGGCAGCCATCATGACCTCGACCGACGCGGCATTTGTCTCTGCCCGCATGGCGGAAGCCCTTGGTCGTGAGGCTCGCATGCCGGCCGCAGCGGTGGGAGAAGCCGCATGA
- a CDS encoding bifunctional 2-C-methyl-D-erythritol 4-phosphate cytidylyltransferase/2-C-methyl-D-erythritol 2,4-cyclodiphosphate synthase: MQSPKIPLSIGTVVVAAGRGERAGASKDGPKQYQRIGGRPVIAETLARLVTWRPDMPIVVVIHPDDRALCNDALSPFAGHRNLVVVTGGPMRQQSVLNGLEALQSAGVTHVFIQDAVRPFIDDGLLDRIEQALANVADAALPVLPVADTLKRGTSDGLVSETVSRQGLFAAQTPQAFRFETILDAHRRASDLGRDDFTDDAAIAEWAGIPVRLVEGSPDNVKLTVRRDMIMADEKLGGGLLPDVRTGNGYDVHQLEAGDGVTLCGIFIPHDQKLKGHSDADVALHALTDALLATCGAGDIGDHFPPSDPQWRGAASRIFIEHAAKIVRDNGGTIMNADVSLIAEAPKVGPHRDAMRRALSDMLGITIDRCSVKATTNETIGFVGRREGIAAIATATVVYGRKRA, translated from the coding sequence ATGCAATCCCCGAAAATCCCGCTTTCGATCGGCACGGTGGTCGTCGCGGCTGGCCGCGGCGAACGGGCCGGCGCGAGCAAGGACGGACCGAAGCAGTATCAGCGGATCGGCGGTCGGCCGGTGATCGCCGAAACGCTGGCGCGCCTTGTCACCTGGCGGCCCGACATGCCGATCGTCGTCGTCATTCATCCGGATGATCGCGCCCTCTGCAACGACGCGCTCTCCCCCTTTGCAGGCCACAGGAACCTTGTCGTTGTCACCGGCGGTCCGATGCGCCAACAATCGGTGCTGAACGGCCTGGAAGCGCTGCAATCGGCCGGCGTCACCCATGTCTTTATCCAGGATGCGGTGCGCCCCTTCATCGACGACGGGCTTCTCGATCGCATCGAGCAGGCACTGGCCAACGTAGCGGATGCCGCCCTGCCCGTCCTGCCGGTCGCGGATACCCTGAAGCGCGGCACCTCGGATGGACTGGTGAGCGAAACCGTTTCCCGGCAGGGACTGTTTGCCGCCCAGACGCCGCAAGCCTTTCGCTTCGAGACGATCCTCGATGCCCATCGCAGGGCATCCGATCTCGGCCGTGACGACTTTACCGACGACGCGGCGATTGCCGAATGGGCCGGCATTCCGGTTCGGCTCGTGGAAGGATCACCGGACAATGTCAAACTCACAGTCAGGCGGGACATGATCATGGCGGACGAAAAGCTCGGCGGCGGGCTCCTTCCTGATGTGCGCACCGGCAACGGCTACGACGTCCACCAGCTGGAAGCGGGAGACGGCGTGACGCTCTGCGGCATCTTCATCCCGCACGACCAGAAGCTGAAGGGGCATTCCGATGCGGACGTCGCCCTGCACGCGCTGACCGATGCACTGCTGGCGACGTGCGGCGCCGGCGACATCGGCGACCATTTCCCGCCCTCCGATCCGCAATGGAGGGGCGCCGCCTCGCGCATCTTCATCGAGCATGCGGCAAAAATCGTCCGGGACAATGGCGGCACGATCATGAATGCTGACGTGTCGCTGATCGCGGAAGCGCCGAAGGTCGGACCGCACCGAGACGCCATGCGCCGGGCGCTCTCCGACATGCTTGGCATCACCATCGATCGCTGCTCGGTGAAGGCGACGACCAACGAGACCATCGGCTTCGTCGGCCGGCGCGAGGGCATCGCGGCAATCGCGACGGCGACAGTCGTCTATGGAAGGAAAAGGGCATGA
- a CDS encoding CinA family protein, producing MTRFPDEIGELAARVIYEFSAGGLMVVTAESCTGGLIAGALTEIAGSSAVVDRGFVTYSNEAKQEMIGVKAETLAAHGAVSKETALEMAAGALAKSRADLSVAVTGIAGPGGGTAEKPVGLVHLAACRKDGRSQHLEMRFGEIGRDEVRVATIRVALDLLLELAQAE from the coding sequence ATGACACGCTTTCCCGACGAGATCGGCGAACTCGCCGCCCGGGTCATCTACGAATTTTCCGCCGGCGGACTGATGGTCGTCACGGCGGAATCCTGCACCGGCGGGCTGATCGCCGGCGCGCTGACGGAGATTGCCGGCTCGTCCGCCGTCGTCGATCGCGGCTTCGTCACCTACAGCAACGAGGCCAAGCAGGAGATGATCGGCGTCAAGGCGGAAACGCTTGCAGCCCATGGCGCCGTTTCGAAGGAAACGGCACTGGAGATGGCGGCAGGCGCGCTCGCCAAGTCTCGCGCGGACCTGTCGGTCGCGGTCACCGGCATTGCCGGGCCGGGTGGTGGGACCGCGGAAAAGCCGGTCGGCCTCGTTCATCTCGCGGCGTGCCGCAAGGACGGCCGCAGCCAGCATCTGGAAATGCGGTTCGGCGAAATCGGGCGCGATGAGGTCAGGGTTGCCACGATCCGCGTGGCGCTCGACCTGCTTCTCGAACTGGCTCAGGCGGAGTAG
- a CDS encoding type II toxin-antitoxin system RatA family toxin, translating to MPKFETVRSVPHTPDQMFALVADVERYPEFLPLCEALTVRSRKERDGKTLLVADMSIGYKAIRETFTTQVLLKPDEHAIDVKYIDGPFRYLDNRWRFEPEGEGGCQIRFYIDYEFKSRILGAMMGAMFDRAFRMFAEAFEKRAASIYSA from the coding sequence ATGCCGAAGTTCGAGACAGTCCGCTCCGTTCCCCACACGCCCGATCAGATGTTCGCGCTGGTGGCCGATGTCGAGCGCTACCCGGAATTCCTGCCGCTCTGCGAGGCGCTGACGGTGCGCTCGCGCAAGGAGCGGGACGGCAAGACCCTGCTCGTTGCCGATATGAGCATCGGCTACAAGGCGATCCGCGAGACATTCACGACCCAGGTTCTGCTGAAGCCGGACGAGCATGCGATCGACGTCAAATACATCGACGGGCCGTTCCGCTATCTCGACAATCGCTGGCGCTTCGAGCCCGAAGGCGAGGGCGGTTGCCAGATCCGCTTCTATATCGATTACGAATTCAAGAGCCGCATTCTCGGCGCGATGATGGGCGCCATGTTCGATCGCGCCTTCCGGATGTTCGCCGAAGCCTTCGAGAAACGGGCGGCGTCGATCTACTCCGCCTGA
- a CDS encoding AAA family ATPase, with protein sequence MKFITVENAAAILPAANRILVFGCSGSGKSTLSRKLCDLFDLPYLSMDKEFFWLPGWKMRERGEIRRRIGEAVEHERWLMDGTSPGTMDLRVPRTDLAIWFRPPRWRSLWGVYSRVWKSYGIVRPEMAEGCPEHWPEWNFLTYIWNFERREVPEIEEKFSTYGPDVPVLVLKSHKDSNRLLEISSRAR encoded by the coding sequence ATGAAATTCATTACAGTTGAAAACGCCGCAGCCATTCTGCCGGCGGCCAATCGCATCCTTGTCTTCGGTTGCTCGGGCAGCGGCAAGAGCACGCTTTCACGGAAATTGTGCGATCTGTTTGATCTGCCGTATCTCTCCATGGACAAGGAGTTCTTCTGGTTGCCCGGCTGGAAGATGCGCGAGCGCGGCGAGATCCGCCGGCGTATCGGGGAGGCGGTCGAGCATGAGCGCTGGCTGATGGACGGCACCAGTCCCGGAACGATGGATCTGAGGGTGCCGCGGACGGATCTCGCCATCTGGTTCCGTCCGCCGCGCTGGCGCTCGCTCTGGGGCGTCTACAGTCGCGTCTGGAAGTCTTACGGGATCGTCCGGCCGGAGATGGCGGAGGGCTGCCCGGAGCACTGGCCGGAGTGGAACTTTCTCACCTACATCTGGAACTTCGAACGCAGGGAGGTGCCGGAAATCGAAGAAAAATTCTCGACATACGGTCCGGATGTCCCGGTTTTGGTGTTGAAATCGCACAAGGATAGCAACCGCCTCCTTGAGATTTCGTCGCGCGCTCGCTAG
- the lipA gene encoding lipoyl synthase, with product MVTILDRVSPDAKRVRHPEKAHRPDTEVMRKPDWIRVKAPTSKGYMETRSIVKENKLVTVCEEAGCPNIGECWDKKHATFMIMGEICTRACAFCNVATGKPNALDLDEPENVAKAVREMGLQHVVITSVDRDDLDDGGAEHFEKVIFAIRAASPGTTIEILTPDFLKKPGALERVVAAKPDVFNHNLETVPGNYLTVRPGARYFHSIRLLQRVKELDPTMFTKSGIMVGLGEERNEVLQLMDDLRTADVDFLTIGQYLQPTRKHHKVERFVTPDEFKSYETVAYTKGFLMVSSSPLTRSSHHAGDDFARLKANREKKLAAAE from the coding sequence ATGGTCACGATTCTCGACAGGGTTTCTCCCGACGCCAAGCGCGTGCGGCATCCGGAAAAGGCACACCGCCCGGACACGGAAGTCATGCGCAAGCCGGACTGGATCCGGGTGAAGGCGCCGACGTCGAAGGGCTATATGGAAACCCGTTCGATCGTGAAGGAAAACAAGCTGGTGACGGTCTGCGAGGAAGCGGGCTGCCCCAACATCGGCGAGTGCTGGGACAAGAAGCACGCCACCTTCATGATCATGGGCGAGATCTGTACCCGCGCCTGTGCCTTCTGTAACGTTGCGACGGGCAAGCCAAACGCGCTCGACCTCGACGAGCCGGAAAACGTCGCCAAGGCGGTCCGCGAGATGGGCCTGCAGCATGTTGTCATCACCTCCGTCGACCGCGACGATCTGGATGATGGCGGTGCCGAGCATTTCGAGAAGGTGATCTTCGCGATCCGCGCGGCTTCGCCGGGGACGACGATTGAAATCCTGACCCCGGACTTCCTGAAGAAGCCCGGCGCGCTGGAGCGGGTCGTCGCCGCCAAGCCGGACGTCTTCAATCACAATCTGGAAACGGTCCCGGGCAATTACCTGACCGTGCGTCCGGGTGCCCGCTACTTCCACTCGATCCGGCTTCTGCAGCGGGTCAAGGAACTCGACCCGACCATGTTCACCAAGTCCGGCATCATGGTCGGCCTCGGCGAAGAGCGGAACGAAGTCCTGCAGCTGATGGACGACCTGCGTACAGCCGACGTCGACTTCCTGACGATCGGTCAGTACCTGCAGCCGACCCGCAAGCACCACAAGGTCGAGCGCTTCGTCACGCCGGACGAGTTCAAGTCCTACGAGACGGTCGCCTACACCAAGGGCTTCCTGATGGTCTCGTCCTCGCCGCTGACCCGCTCCTCGCACCACGCCGGCGACGATTTCGCCCGCCTCAAGGCCAACCGGGAAAAGAAGCTGGCCGCGGCGGAGTAA
- a CDS encoding GlsB/YeaQ/YmgE family stress response membrane protein codes for MDLNGVGWLGAIIVGGIAGWLAERVMKSNMGIFMNILLGIIGAALLNFLLRKFGIYAGTGLLTYLIVGFGGACILIFLGRAIRR; via the coding sequence ATGGACTTGAATGGTGTGGGCTGGCTCGGCGCGATCATTGTCGGTGGCATCGCCGGATGGCTTGCCGAACGCGTGATGAAGAGCAATATGGGCATCTTCATGAACATTCTGCTGGGGATCATCGGCGCGGCGCTCCTGAATTTCCTTCTGCGGAAGTTCGGCATCTATGCAGGAACCGGATTGCTGACCTACCTGATTGTGGGTTTCGGCGGCGCCTGCATTCTTATATTTCTCGGACGCGCCATCAGGCGCTGA
- the lpdA gene encoding dihydrolipoyl dehydrogenase, whose translation MSNAYDVIIIGSGPGGYVAAIRAAQLGMKVAVVEREHLAGICSNWGCIPTKALLRTADVMHTAVHAKDYGLTLEGAMKPDVKAIVARSRGIAHRMNNGVGFLFKKNKVDIIWGEAKITKPGEIVVGKTTKKPMEPMGPVPKNTLGEGTYTAKHIIVATGARPRALPGIEPDGKLIWTYFEAMKPEEMPKSLLVMGSGAIGIEFASFYRTMGVDVTVVEIMKQVMPVEDAEISALAKKQFEKQGIKILLEAKVAKVEKGANSVTATIELKDGKTEKITADRMISAVGVQANIENIGLEAVGVKTDRGFIVADGYGKTSVPGIYAIGDVAGPPLLAHKAEHEGVVCVEKIAGLPNVHATDKSKIPGCTYCNPQVASVGLTEAKAKEQGRDIRVGRFSFVANGKAVALGEDQGMVKTIFDKKTGELIGAHMVGAEVTELIQGFVVAMNLETTEEELMHTIFPHPTLSEMMKESVLDAYGRALNA comes from the coding sequence ATGTCGAATGCTTATGACGTCATCATCATCGGTTCCGGCCCCGGCGGCTATGTAGCCGCCATCCGCGCCGCCCAGCTTGGCATGAAGGTCGCCGTTGTCGAGCGCGAACATCTGGCCGGCATCTGCTCGAACTGGGGCTGTATCCCGACCAAGGCGCTGCTGCGCACCGCCGATGTCATGCACACCGCCGTTCACGCCAAGGATTACGGCCTGACGCTGGAAGGCGCAATGAAGCCGGACGTCAAGGCGATCGTCGCCCGCTCGCGCGGCATCGCCCATCGCATGAACAACGGTGTCGGCTTCCTGTTCAAGAAGAACAAGGTCGACATCATCTGGGGCGAGGCGAAGATCACCAAGCCCGGCGAGATCGTCGTCGGCAAGACGACCAAGAAGCCGATGGAGCCGATGGGCCCCGTGCCGAAGAACACGCTCGGCGAAGGCACCTACACCGCCAAGCACATCATTGTAGCAACCGGCGCCCGTCCGCGCGCGCTGCCGGGCATCGAGCCCGACGGCAAGCTTATCTGGACCTATTTCGAGGCGATGAAGCCTGAGGAGATGCCGAAGTCGCTGCTGGTCATGGGCTCGGGAGCGATCGGCATCGAGTTTGCGAGCTTCTACCGCACCATGGGCGTCGATGTGACCGTCGTCGAGATCATGAAGCAGGTGATGCCGGTCGAGGACGCCGAAATTTCGGCGCTCGCCAAGAAGCAGTTCGAGAAGCAGGGCATCAAGATCCTTCTCGAGGCGAAGGTCGCCAAGGTCGAGAAGGGCGCGAACTCCGTGACCGCGACCATCGAGCTGAAGGACGGCAAGACGGAAAAGATCACCGCCGACCGGATGATCTCGGCCGTTGGCGTTCAGGCCAATATCGAGAACATCGGCCTTGAGGCCGTCGGCGTGAAGACCGACCGCGGCTTCATCGTCGCCGACGGCTACGGCAAGACCAGCGTCCCGGGTATCTATGCGATCGGCGATGTCGCCGGCCCGCCGTTGCTCGCCCACAAGGCCGAGCATGAAGGTGTCGTCTGCGTCGAGAAGATCGCCGGCCTGCCGAACGTGCATGCGACCGACAAGAGCAAGATCCCCGGCTGCACCTACTGCAACCCGCAGGTCGCCTCCGTCGGCCTCACCGAAGCCAAGGCCAAGGAGCAGGGCCGCGACATCCGCGTCGGCCGCTTCTCCTTCGTTGCCAACGGCAAGGCCGTGGCGCTCGGCGAGGACCAGGGCATGGTCAAGACGATCTTCGACAAGAAGACCGGCGAGCTGATCGGCGCGCACATGGTCGGCGCGGAAGTCACCGAGCTCATCCAGGGCTTCGTCGTCGCCATGAACCTGGAGACGACCGAGGAAGAACTGATGCACACCATCTTCCCGCATCCGACCCTTTCTGAAATGATGAAGGAAAGCGTGCTCGATGCCTATGGACGGGCACTGAACGCCTGA
- a CDS encoding YdcH family protein, whose product MAHTPHELADEFPEYVSKMRFLRETDGHFHRLWTEYHDVNRAVHRAETNIEPTDDMRMEDMRKTRMRLKDEIYGMLVSLEDVPDALSEVSKD is encoded by the coding sequence ATGGCGCACACTCCGCACGAACTGGCAGACGAATTTCCCGAATATGTCAGCAAGATGCGATTTCTTCGCGAGACCGATGGACACTTCCATCGTCTGTGGACGGAATACCACGACGTAAACAGGGCCGTTCATCGCGCCGAAACGAATATCGAGCCGACCGACGACATGCGGATGGAAGACATGCGCAAGACTAGGATGCGGCTCAAGGATGAAATCTACGGGATGCTGGTCAGCCTCGAAGACGTGCCGGATGCCCTCTCCGAAGTGAGCAAGGACTGA
- a CDS encoding SGNH/GDSL hydrolase family protein: MKTVLCYGDSLTFGHDAENAGRHAYEDRWPTVLQKALGEGAVVIAEGLNGRTTAFDDHMADCDRNGARVLPTILHSHAPLDLVIIMLGTNDMKPAVAGSAHAATRGMARLVDLVRYHAWPFDYDAPEILIVSPPHLVDTANEDFAAAFRGGIEQSKMLGTLYRDLADDKGCGFFDAASVASATPVDGVHLDAENTRAIGRGLEPIVRMQLGI, encoded by the coding sequence ATGAAGACCGTCCTCTGCTACGGCGATAGTCTCACCTTCGGGCATGACGCCGAAAATGCCGGCCGTCATGCCTATGAGGACCGCTGGCCGACCGTCCTGCAGAAGGCGCTCGGCGAGGGGGCTGTCGTCATCGCCGAGGGGCTGAACGGCCGCACGACGGCGTTCGACGACCACATGGCCGATTGCGACAGAAACGGCGCGCGGGTTCTGCCGACGATTCTGCATTCCCACGCGCCGCTCGACCTGGTCATCATCATGCTGGGCACCAACGACATGAAGCCGGCGGTTGCCGGGTCCGCCCATGCCGCCACCCGCGGCATGGCGCGGCTTGTCGATCTGGTGCGCTATCATGCCTGGCCGTTCGACTATGACGCGCCGGAAATCCTCATCGTCTCGCCGCCGCACTTGGTGGATACGGCAAACGAGGATTTCGCCGCCGCCTTCCGCGGCGGTATCGAGCAGTCGAAGATGCTCGGCACGCTCTATCGCGATCTGGCTGACGACAAGGGCTGCGGTTTTTTCGACGCTGCCTCGGTCGCCAGTGCCACGCCGGTCGACGGCGTGCACCTCGATGCCGAGAACACCCGGGCGATCGGCCGTGGACTGGAGCCGATCGTTAGAATGCAGCTTGGTATTTGA
- a CDS encoding pyruvate dehydrogenase complex dihydrolipoamide acetyltransferase: MPINITMPALSPTMEEGNLAKWLVKEGDAVAPGDVIAEIETDKATMEVEAVDEGTVAKIVVPAGTEGVKVNALIAILAGEGEDVADAAKAGGGEAKAEAPKADAPKAEAPKAEPAPAAAAAPAAAAATQTAGPAPTAHGERIFSSPLARRLAKEAGLDLSAISGSGPHGRIVKADVEKAKSGGAAKPAAAAAAPAAAAAPQAAAPKGMSEEAVLKLFEEGSYELVPHDGMRKTIAKRLQESKQTIPHFYVSVDCELDALLALRSQLNDAAPRKDDRPAYKLSVNDMVIKAMALALRDVPDANVSWTDTNMVKHKHADVGVAVSIPGGLITPIIRKAETKALSTISNEMKDLGKRAKERKLKPEEYQGGTTAVSNMGMMGVSNFAAVVNPPHATILAVGAGQKRVIVKNDEMVIAQMMTVTLSTDHRCVDGALGAELLGAFKGYIENPMSMLV, from the coding sequence ATGCCGATCAATATTACGATGCCGGCGCTTTCGCCGACCATGGAAGAAGGCAATCTCGCCAAGTGGCTCGTCAAGGAAGGCGATGCGGTCGCTCCCGGTGATGTCATCGCCGAAATCGAAACCGACAAGGCGACGATGGAAGTCGAAGCCGTCGACGAGGGCACGGTTGCCAAGATCGTCGTTCCCGCCGGCACCGAAGGTGTGAAGGTGAATGCCCTGATCGCCATTCTCGCCGGTGAAGGTGAAGATGTGGCCGACGCTGCCAAGGCTGGCGGCGGTGAAGCCAAGGCCGAAGCGCCGAAAGCGGACGCGCCGAAGGCAGAAGCTCCAAAGGCAGAACCGGCACCGGCTGCCGCTGCTGCACCCGCGGCCGCTGCCGCCACGCAGACCGCCGGCCCCGCGCCGACGGCCCATGGCGAGCGCATCTTCTCCTCGCCGCTCGCCCGCCGTCTGGCCAAGGAAGCCGGTCTCGATCTCTCTGCCATTTCCGGTTCCGGTCCGCATGGCCGCATCGTGAAGGCTGACGTCGAAAAGGCGAAGTCCGGTGGTGCCGCCAAGCCGGCAGCAGCCGCTGCCGCTCCGGCCGCAGCAGCAGCCCCGCAGGCCGCAGCGCCCAAGGGCATGTCGGAAGAAGCCGTCCTCAAGCTCTTCGAGGAAGGCTCCTACGAGCTCGTGCCGCATGACGGCATGCGCAAGACAATCGCCAAGCGCCTGCAGGAATCCAAGCAGACGATCCCGCACTTCTACGTTTCGGTCGATTGCGAACTCGACGCGCTTCTGGCGCTGCGCTCGCAGCTGAACGATGCGGCTCCGCGCAAGGACGACCGTCCGGCCTACAAGCTCTCGGTCAACGACATGGTCATCAAGGCCATGGCGCTGGCGCTGCGCGACGTGCCGGATGCCAACGTCTCCTGGACCGACACCAACATGGTCAAGCACAAGCATGCCGATGTCGGCGTCGCCGTGTCGATCCCTGGCGGCCTGATAACGCCGATCATTCGCAAGGCCGAGACCAAGGCGCTGTCCACCATCTCCAACGAGATGAAGGACCTCGGCAAGCGGGCCAAGGAACGCAAGCTGAAGCCAGAGGAATACCAGGGCGGCACGACTGCGGTCTCCAACATGGGCATGATGGGCGTCTCCAACTTCGCAGCCGTCGTCAACCCGCCGCATGCGACGATCCTCGCGGTCGGCGCCGGCCAGAAGCGGGTCATCGTCAAGAACGACGAGATGGTCATCGCGCAGATGATGACGGTCACGCTGTCGACCGACCACCGCTGCGTCGACGGCGCTCTCGGCGCCGAACTGCTCGGGGCGTTCAAGGGCTACATCGAAAACCCGATGTCGATGCTGGTCTAA
- a CDS encoding pyruvate dehydrogenase complex E1 component subunit beta — MTIEILMPALSPTMEEGTLSKWLKKEGDTVTSGDVIAEIETDKATMEVEAVDEGVIGKILIDAGTEGVKVNTPIAVLLQEGESADAISDTPKAAPAPAEAPAPAEKPAPAAAPVPAAPAQAAVPFDPSIPEGTEMVPTTVRDALRDAMAEEMRRDGNVFVMGEEVAEYQGAYKVTQGLLQEFGAKRVIDTPITEHGFAGVGVGAAMAGLRPIVEFMTFNFAMQAIDQIINSAAKTLYMSGGQMGAPMVFRGPNGAAARVAAQHSQDYAAWYSHVPGLKVIQPYTAADAKGLLKAAIRDPNPIIFLENEILYGQTFDVPKMDDFVLPIGKARIHRSGKDATLVSFGIGMTYAVKAAAELEKEGIDVEIIDLRTIRPMDLPTVIESVKKTGRLVTVEEGYPQSSVGDFIANRVSREAFDYLDAPVITIAGKDVPMPYAANLEKLALPTVGEVVEAVKAVCYK; from the coding sequence ATGACGATTGAAATTCTTATGCCCGCCCTTTCTCCGACGATGGAAGAAGGCACGCTGTCCAAATGGCTGAAGAAGGAGGGCGACACCGTCACCTCCGGCGACGTGATCGCGGAAATCGAAACCGACAAGGCGACGATGGAAGTCGAGGCCGTCGATGAAGGCGTGATCGGCAAGATCCTGATCGACGCCGGCACCGAAGGCGTCAAGGTCAATACGCCGATCGCCGTCCTCTTGCAGGAAGGCGAGAGCGCCGACGCGATCTCCGACACGCCGAAGGCGGCCCCGGCTCCGGCCGAAGCGCCTGCTCCGGCTGAAAAGCCCGCGCCCGCAGCCGCACCGGTTCCGGCGGCCCCGGCTCAGGCAGCCGTTCCGTTCGACCCGTCCATTCCGGAAGGCACCGAGATGGTCCCGACGACCGTGCGCGACGCGCTTCGCGACGCCATGGCCGAGGAAATGCGCCGCGACGGCAATGTCTTCGTCATGGGTGAGGAAGTTGCCGAATATCAGGGCGCCTACAAGGTAACCCAGGGCCTGCTGCAGGAATTTGGTGCGAAGCGCGTCATCGACACGCCGATCACCGAGCACGGCTTTGCCGGCGTCGGCGTCGGTGCAGCCATGGCTGGCCTGCGCCCGATCGTCGAGTTCATGACCTTCAACTTCGCCATGCAGGCGATCGACCAAATCATCAACTCTGCCGCCAAGACGCTCTACATGTCCGGCGGACAGATGGGTGCTCCGATGGTGTTCCGCGGCCCGAACGGTGCCGCTGCCCGCGTCGCCGCCCAGCACAGCCAGGACTACGCCGCATGGTACAGCCATGTCCCGGGCCTCAAGGTCATCCAGCCCTACACGGCTGCGGATGCCAAGGGCCTGCTGAAGGCGGCGATCCGCGATCCGAACCCGATCATCTTCCTCGAAAACGAAATCCTTTACGGCCAGACCTTCGACGTGCCGAAGATGGACGATTTCGTGCTGCCGATCGGCAAGGCCCGCATCCACCGCTCCGGCAAGGACGCGACGCTTGTCTCCTTCGGCATCGGCATGACCTATGCGGTCAAGGCTGCCGCCGAACTGGAGAAGGAAGGCATCGACGTCGAGATCATCGACCTGCGCACCATCCGTCCGATGGATCTGCCGACGGTCATCGAATCGGTCAAGAAGACCGGCCGTCTCGTCACCGTCGAGGAAGGCTATCCGCAGTCGTCGGTCGGCGACTTCATCGCGAACCGCGTCAGCCGCGAGGCCTTCGACTATCTTGATGCCCCGGTCATCACCATTGCCGGCAAGGACGTTCCGATGCCCTATGCGGCAAACCTCGAAAAGCTGGCTCTGCCGACCGTTGGCGAAGTCGTCGAGGCGGTCAAAGCCGTCTGCTACAAGTAA